Proteins encoded by one window of Deinococcus radiodurans R1 = ATCC 13939 = DSM 20539:
- a CDS encoding NUDIX hydrolase: MGRRDLLVAAGILRDRFGRVLLVGNDWQGHGRVRHTLPGGVVEHGETLPEALYREIYEETGLKLTGIKHMAYTVHIEDERRGERAIAVAFEATWEGLLNPADPDGFIVEARFCTVDEALDKLDSPPMREPLADYLNTGEPGRFYAFKGWDGRGGLRIPTLKPVVKDR; this comes from the coding sequence ATGGGGCGGCGTGATCTGCTGGTCGCGGCAGGCATCCTGCGCGACCGCTTTGGGCGGGTGCTGCTCGTCGGCAACGACTGGCAGGGGCACGGGCGGGTGCGCCACACCCTTCCCGGCGGCGTGGTCGAACACGGCGAAACGCTCCCCGAGGCGCTCTACCGCGAAATCTACGAGGAAACCGGGCTGAAACTCACCGGCATCAAGCACATGGCCTACACGGTGCATATCGAAGACGAGCGCCGGGGCGAACGCGCCATCGCTGTCGCCTTCGAGGCCACCTGGGAAGGGCTGCTCAACCCCGCCGACCCCGACGGGTTCATTGTCGAGGCCCGCTTTTGCACGGTGGACGAGGCGCTCGACAAACTCGACTCGCCGCCCATGCGTGAGCCGCTCGCCGATTACCTCAACACGGGCGAGCCGGGCCGCTTCTATGCCTTCAAGGGCTGGGACGGGCGCGGCGGGCTGCGCATTCCGACGCTCAAGCCGGT
- the prfA gene encoding peptide chain release factor 1 encodes MSRLNELVSEFGLVERRLGDPQALADGREYARLTRRHRELLPLVTLVREREQAEADLSGARELLQDPDMRDPDMKELAQLEVGGLQARLAEIEAELEVLLLPTDPDDGKDVILELRAGAGGAEAGLFVMDLLRMYERYAAGLNLKLNVLDAAESDLGGASKVVAEVTGDFAFRALKWERGVHRVQRVPATESQGRIHTSTATVAVLPEAEPGEVNLDLSEVRIDVFRSQGAGGQGVNTTDSAVRAVYRAGTPDEIMVICQDGRSQIKNREKALQVLTARLAERERAAREAQERQERASQVGSGDRSEKIRTYNYPQNRVTDHRLEGEDKNHPLDAVMAGGLAPVVSALARAQREEQLLAMSQEGAEDQHGAA; translated from the coding sequence ATGAGCCGCCTCAACGAACTGGTGTCCGAATTCGGCCTCGTCGAGCGCCGCCTGGGTGACCCGCAGGCGCTGGCCGATGGCCGCGAGTATGCCCGGCTGACCCGCCGTCACCGCGAGCTGCTGCCGCTCGTCACGCTGGTGCGCGAGCGCGAGCAGGCGGAAGCGGACCTGAGCGGCGCCCGCGAACTGCTGCAAGACCCCGACATGCGCGACCCTGACATGAAGGAATTGGCGCAGCTCGAGGTCGGCGGCCTACAGGCGCGACTGGCCGAAATCGAAGCCGAACTCGAAGTGCTGCTGCTTCCCACCGACCCCGACGACGGCAAGGACGTGATTCTGGAACTGCGCGCCGGAGCGGGCGGCGCCGAGGCGGGGCTGTTCGTGATGGACCTGCTGCGGATGTACGAACGCTACGCGGCGGGGCTGAACCTCAAGCTCAACGTCCTCGACGCGGCCGAGAGTGACCTGGGCGGCGCGAGCAAAGTCGTGGCCGAAGTGACTGGCGACTTCGCCTTTCGCGCCCTGAAGTGGGAACGCGGCGTTCACCGGGTGCAGCGCGTGCCTGCCACCGAGTCGCAGGGGCGCATCCACACCTCCACCGCCACCGTCGCCGTGCTGCCCGAGGCCGAACCCGGCGAGGTCAACCTCGACCTGTCCGAGGTCCGCATCGACGTATTCCGCTCGCAGGGCGCGGGCGGGCAGGGCGTGAACACCACCGACTCGGCGGTCCGGGCCGTGTACCGCGCCGGGACTCCCGACGAAATCATGGTGATCTGTCAGGACGGGCGCTCGCAGATCAAGAACCGTGAAAAGGCGCTGCAAGTGCTCACTGCCCGGCTCGCCGAACGGGAGCGCGCCGCGCGCGAGGCGCAGGAACGCCAGGAACGCGCCTCGCAGGTGGGCAGCGGCGACCGTTCGGAAAAAATCCGCACCTACAACTACCCGCAAAACCGCGTGACCGACCACCGCCTGGAGGGTGAAGACAAGAACCATCCACTCGACGCGGTAATGGCCGGGGGGCTCGCTCCGGTGGTGTCGGCCCTGGCCCGCGCCCAGAGAGAAGAGCAACTGCTCGCCATGTCGCAAGAAGGCGCCGAGGACCAGCATGGGGCGGCGTGA
- the pckA gene encoding phosphoenolpyruvate carboxykinase (ATP) — MTTAQPDAQPGAQPIADLGLKPGQLHLNPGVDDLYAHAIRLGEGVQAATGPLTVRTNKTGRSPKDRFIVEDDQTRETVWWEGFNQPISAEVFDRLLDKMVKYAEGRELFVQQVFAGTDAEHRIPVRMITEMAYHSLFIRNMFVRPTAEELQNFQAEWTVLNIPSFKADPAVDGTRTDTFILVNFSKKMIIAGGTQYAGENKKGIFGVLNYLLPAKGIMPMHCSANVGEDGDVALFFGLSGTGKTTLSADPGRKLIGDDEHGWTDTGVFNFEGGCYAKVINLSAEAEPAIYQTTRNYGTVLENVVLDESGTPDLDDGSLTENTRSAYPIEQIANIQPGSVGGIPKNVVFLTADAFGVLPPLSRLTPEQMMYQFISGFTAKIPGTEEGVTDPTPTFSTCFGAPFMPRHPGEYARLLAQKVEESGAKVWLVNTGWTGGKYGEGHRMSLNLTRLKSRDSHFADHCPPKQV; from the coding sequence ATGACCACTGCTCAACCCGATGCTCAACCCGGCGCCCAGCCGATTGCCGACCTGGGCCTCAAGCCCGGCCAACTGCACCTCAACCCTGGTGTGGACGACCTCTACGCCCACGCCATTCGCCTCGGTGAAGGAGTGCAGGCCGCCACTGGCCCGCTGACCGTACGGACCAACAAGACGGGCCGCAGCCCCAAAGACCGCTTCATCGTCGAAGACGACCAGACCCGGGAAACCGTGTGGTGGGAAGGCTTCAACCAGCCGATCAGCGCCGAAGTCTTTGACCGACTGCTGGACAAGATGGTGAAGTACGCCGAGGGCCGGGAACTGTTTGTGCAGCAGGTCTTCGCCGGCACCGATGCCGAGCACCGCATCCCCGTGCGGATGATCACCGAAATGGCGTACCACTCGCTGTTTATCCGCAACATGTTCGTGCGCCCCACCGCCGAGGAACTCCAGAACTTCCAGGCCGAGTGGACGGTGCTCAACATCCCGTCGTTCAAGGCCGACCCGGCGGTGGACGGCACCCGCACCGACACCTTTATCCTGGTCAACTTCAGCAAGAAGATGATCATCGCGGGCGGCACCCAGTACGCCGGCGAGAACAAGAAGGGCATCTTCGGCGTCCTGAACTACCTGCTGCCCGCCAAGGGCATCATGCCGATGCATTGCTCGGCCAACGTGGGCGAGGACGGCGACGTGGCGCTGTTCTTCGGCCTGAGCGGCACCGGCAAGACCACCCTGAGCGCCGACCCCGGCCGCAAGTTGATCGGTGATGACGAGCACGGCTGGACCGACACCGGCGTCTTCAACTTCGAGGGCGGCTGCTACGCCAAGGTCATCAACCTGAGCGCCGAGGCCGAGCCCGCTATTTACCAGACCACCCGCAACTACGGCACCGTGCTGGAAAACGTGGTGCTCGACGAGAGCGGCACCCCCGACCTCGACGACGGCTCGCTGACTGAAAACACCCGCAGCGCCTACCCCATCGAGCAGATCGCCAACATCCAGCCCGGCAGCGTGGGCGGCATTCCCAAGAACGTGGTGTTCCTGACCGCCGACGCGTTCGGCGTGTTGCCCCCGCTTTCGCGCCTGACCCCCGAGCAGATGATGTACCAGTTCATCTCGGGCTTCACCGCCAAGATTCCTGGCACCGAAGAAGGCGTGACTGACCCCACCCCGACCTTCAGCACCTGCTTCGGCGCGCCCTTCATGCCCCGTCACCCCGGCGAATATGCCCGGCTCCTGGCGCAGAAGGTCGAAGAAAGCGGCGCGAAGGTGTGGCTCGTCAACACCGGCTGGACCGGCGGCAAGTACGGCGAAGGCCACCGCATGAGCTTGAACCTCACACGACTAAAGTCGCGTGATTCTCACTTCGCAGACCATTGCCCGCCGAAGCAGGTCTGA
- the tnpB gene encoding IS200/IS605 family element RNA-guided endonuclease TnpB: MIRNKAFVVRLYPNAAQTELINRTLGSARFVYNHFLARRIAAYKESGKGLTYGQTSSELTLLKQAEETSWLSEVDKFALQNSLKNLETAYKNFFRTVKQSGKKVGFPRFRKKRTGESYRTQFTNNNIQIGEGRLKLPKLGWVKTKGQQDIQGKILNVTVRRIHEGHYEASVLCEVEIPYLPAAPKFAAGVDVGIKDFAIVTDGVRFKHEQNPKYYRSTLKRLRKAQQTLSRRKKGSARYGKAKTKLARIHKRIVNKRQDFLHKLTTSLVREYEIIGTEHLKPDNMRKNRRLALSISDAGWGEFIRQLEYKAAWYGRLVSKVSPYFPSSQLCHDCGFKNPEVKNLAVRTWTCPNCGETHDRDENAALNIRREALVAAGISDTLNAHGGYVRPASAGNGLRSENHATLVV; the protein is encoded by the coding sequence ATGATAAGGAATAAGGCTTTCGTGGTCAGGCTGTACCCAAATGCGGCTCAGACTGAACTGATTAACCGCACGCTGGGTAGCGCAAGGTTCGTCTACAACCACTTCCTTGCCCGTCGCATTGCGGCCTACAAGGAAAGCGGGAAGGGACTGACCTACGGGCAAACGAGTAGCGAACTGACCCTTCTGAAGCAGGCTGAAGAAACCTCCTGGCTCTCGGAAGTAGATAAGTTTGCTTTGCAGAACTCGCTGAAAAACCTTGAGACCGCGTACAAGAACTTCTTTCGGACTGTGAAGCAGTCCGGTAAAAAGGTAGGATTCCCACGTTTCAGAAAGAAGCGCACGGGAGAGTCCTACCGGACTCAATTCACCAACAACAACATCCAAATTGGGGAAGGTAGGCTCAAACTTCCTAAGCTGGGATGGGTGAAAACCAAGGGCCAGCAGGATATTCAAGGGAAGATTCTGAATGTCACTGTGCGCCGTATTCACGAAGGCCATTACGAAGCGTCCGTTCTCTGTGAAGTCGAGATTCCCTACCTGCCTGCGGCTCCCAAGTTTGCAGCGGGTGTGGATGTCGGCATCAAGGATTTTGCCATCGTGACCGATGGCGTGAGGTTTAAGCATGAACAGAATCCGAAATATTACCGCTCCACCCTGAAAAGACTTCGTAAAGCTCAGCAAACCCTGTCCAGACGGAAGAAGGGCAGCGCACGTTACGGGAAAGCGAAAACCAAGCTGGCTCGGATTCACAAGCGCATTGTCAATAAGCGTCAGGATTTCCTTCACAAGCTCACCACCTCCCTGGTGCGTGAGTACGAAATCATCGGAACCGAACACCTTAAACCCGACAACATGCGGAAAAATCGCCGCCTTGCACTGAGCATCAGTGATGCGGGCTGGGGTGAGTTCATCCGGCAGTTGGAATACAAGGCAGCGTGGTACGGGCGACTGGTATCTAAAGTCAGCCCCTACTTTCCATCTAGCCAGTTGTGTCATGACTGCGGATTCAAGAATCCCGAAGTGAAGAATCTTGCCGTCCGTACATGGACTTGCCCGAACTGTGGGGAAACCCATGACCGAGACGAGAACGCTGCGCTGAACATTCGGCGTGAAGCGTTGGTGGCTGCGGGAATCTCAGACACCTTAAACGCTCATGGAGGCTATGTCAGACCTGCTTCGGCGGGCAATGGTCTGCGAAGTGAGAATCACGCGACTTTAGTCGTGTGA
- the tnpA gene encoding IS200/IS605-like element ISDra2 family transposase — MTYVILPLEMKKGRGYVYQLEYHLIWCVKYRHQVLVGEVADGLKDILRDIAAQNGLEVITMEVMPDHVHLLLSATPQQAIPDFVKALKGASARRMFVAYPQLKEKLWGGNLWNPSYCILTVSENTRAQIQKYIESQHDKE, encoded by the coding sequence ATGACATATGTTATTCTTCCCCTTGAGATGAAGAAAGGCCGGGGTTACGTCTATCAGCTTGAATACCACCTCATCTGGTGCGTGAAATACCGTCATCAGGTGTTGGTGGGTGAGGTTGCTGATGGACTGAAAGACATCCTGCGTGACATTGCCGCTCAGAACGGGCTGGAAGTCATCACGATGGAAGTCATGCCTGACCACGTTCACCTCCTGCTAAGCGCAACCCCACAGCAAGCCATCCCCGACTTCGTGAAGGCGCTGAAAGGCGCTTCCGCACGTCGGATGTTCGTGGCCTACCCGCAGTTGAAAGAAAAGCTGTGGGGCGGCAATCTCTGGAACCCGTCGTATTGCATCCTGACTGTTTCTGAAAACACCCGCGCTCAGATTCAGAAATACATAGAGAGCCAGCATGATAAGGAATAA